The proteins below come from a single Malus domestica chromosome 03, GDT2T_hap1 genomic window:
- the LOC103447257 gene encoding ubiquitin-conjugating enzyme E2-17 kDa-like has protein sequence MASKRILKELKDLQKDPPTSCSAGPVAEDMFHWQATIMGPADSPYTGGVFLVSIHFPPDYPFKPPKVAFRTKVFHPNINSNGSICLDILKEQWSPALTISKVLLSICSLLTDPNPDDPLVPEIAHMYKTDRAKYEATARSWAQKYAMG, from the exons ATGGCATCTAAACGCATCTTGAAGGAGCTCAAGGATTTGCAGAAGGACCCGCCTACCTCATGCAGTGCTG GTCCTGTGGCCGAGGACATGTTCCATTGGCAGGCGACAATTATGGGACCTGCTGATAGCCCATACACAGGTGGTGTTTTTCTAGTTTCAATTCATTTCCCTCCGGATTATCCATTCAAGCCTCCGAAg GTTGCGTTTAGGACCAAGGTCTTTCACCCAAACATTAATAGCAATGGAAGCATATGTCTTGATATTCTCAAAGAACAATGGAGCCCGGCACTAACCATTTCCAAG GTGCTACTGTCCATATGCTCTCTGTTGACGGACCCCAACCCAGACGACCCACTTGTCCCCGAAATTGCGCACATGTACAAGACGGACAGGGCAAAGTATGAAGCCACTGCTCGCAGTTGGGCGCAGAAGTACGCGATGGGGTAA
- the LOC114824092 gene encoding uncharacterized protein — protein MVHGPSLPPPPGRNQSKASSARHVAISEAASAPSKVRDPAYMVPDLDHERPKRRAGYACCAWCCLVFFAIVILALIIAFIAMAIFHSYLPEIYIRRFNATSLNFTKDHNKLVLRGNVHFLVEFFNKNDKTDLKYGAFKIKVASAHVPLGITGFPEFAQGQKNTKSLNGTIKVNKSGITKDDVDQLKTDINNREMTLNLAMTGSVSFPIAGIFFNGIPIISNCDAKQREVDFGNKAKCDYKIIPI, from the coding sequence ATGGTACATGGTCCATCCTTGCCTCCACCTCCTGGCCGCAACCAATCAAAGGCCAGCAGTGCGCGGCATGTTGCCATCTCTGAAGCTGCCTCAGCTCCCAGCAAGGTCCGCGATCCGGCCTATATGGTTCCTGACCTTGACCATGAGCGCCCCAAGCGTCGTGCAGGCTACGCTTGCTGCGCATGGTGCTGCTTGGTCTTCTTCGCCATTGTGATTCTCGCTCTcattattgctttcattgccATGGCCATCTTCCATTCGTATCTGCCAGAAATCTACATCCGAAGATTCAACGCCACCAGCCTCAACTTTACTAAAGACCACAATAAACTTGTCTTGAGGGGAAATGTACATTTTCTTGTGGAGTTCTTTAACAAGAATGATAAAACTGACCTCAAGTATGGTGCCTTCAAGATCAAGGTAGCGTCCGCGCATGTCCCGCTAGGTATCACCGGGTTTCCTGAGTTTGCTCAGGGCCAGAAGAACACGAAGTCGTTGAATGGAACCATTAAGGTTAATAAATCCGGGATTACCAAAGACGATGTAGATCAACTCAAAACCGACATAAACAATAGGGAGATGACACTGAACTTGGCCATGACCGGAAGCGTTAGCTTCCCCATTGCTGGAATTTTCTTTAACGGCATTCCCATCATTTCAAACTGCGATGCCAAGCAAAGGGAAGTTGATTTCGGAAACAAGGCTAAATGCGATTACAAGATTATCCCCATTTAA